The region GAACCCGAACAACACCGCCTGCCCGCGACCATACTTCACTTCGACCAGCGCTGCCTTGCCGGCGATCTCCTTCTTTCCGGAAAGCCAGCCACTGGCGAGCACGTTGCTCTCGGCGAAGCGCGCGACCGCATGCGCCTCTTTGTCCGGGGCGTCGAACGCCTCGCCGCCCGTCGAAAAGGCGATCACTTCCTTGGGCATCCCGAACGCCAGCGGCTGCGTGTTGTCGACGCTCAGCCGCAGCAGCGAGCCCGGGCAATAGAAATCCGGCCGGGCGCCGGCCGCCTGCGCGTCGCCTTCGGGCGATGCACTCCCGGCCGGCCGCAGTGCATTGCGGATCGAAATCTGAAAGAACTGCACCGGCACCTCGGTTGCCTGATCGAGCGCGATCAGAGTGCCGCCCGCCCGCACGAACTGCTCAATCTGTTCCACACCTTTCAATCCGATACCGCCCGTATACTGGGGACGCTGTCTTCCGTTCTCCCGCCCCGCGCGCGTGTCCGACGTCCCGCCGTGCATAATCGATGCCGCCGTTTGTTGCGCCAGGATGATGCTGTCGAAACGCGTGCGCAGGTCCGAACCGTCGAAATCCTTGTTGCGCAGTTCCGTGTACTTGATCTTGTAATGATCGAGCAGCCACTCGGTCCAGCCGGTATCAGCGTTGGCGAGCCACGGTACATAAAGTGCCACCCGCGGGATATGCAACTCGTACGCGGATTTGTCGCCGCCCGTCACGATTGCGCCGTCGGCTGTCCAGCCCATCCGCTCGCCTTTTTCCAGCCTCGTCGCGGTCTCCAGAAACGAAGCGTTCTCGCGATGGTCGAGAGCGTGTGCCGGCGCCTCTGGAATGCGAGCGAGCGGTTCCAGATCCGCCTCGAACCGATCTACGATGCGATCGAGCACCACCCCCATCTGCATGCTCAGCGTCCATCCCGCGATATCGTACGGACGCTTGGTAGGCCCGCCCGTGCCCGTACGCAGTTCGGGATACTTCTGCGGCTCTACCAGATCCATCAGGTATGGCCGGAATGGCTGGCCGGCCCGCAGCACGAACGTGCCCTCCGGATACGACTTGCCGCCCGCCTGAAACGCCGCCCGCGCGCGCTCGACGGCAACGCCTGATGCCGCCAGCCGTTCCAGAAATTCCAGCGC is a window of Terriglobales bacterium DNA encoding:
- a CDS encoding M14 family metallopeptidase, giving the protein HASEVAPAQHAPELAWRMVTGEDAETRAIRQNVILLQIPVINPDGLDWIAHWYTGNVGTAYEQAPLPWLYQKYAGHDNNRDWFMLNLQETRNVTRLLFQEWFPQILYNQHQSPPFPARIFIPPYAEPLNPNIPAAVMEGINVIGMTMKERFARENKPGILSYWGYDGWWNGGLRSVPAFHNMHGILTEVAGTSFASPRTYRESSLPHSFPNGYPTHEPTIFYEMPWRGGRWSVRNAIDYMLTADYAILTHAAMRRSDFLLKAWQMARAEIDEGNRGNPYAYVVSPKQWDQPTALEFLERLAASGVAVERARAAFQAGGKSYPEGTFVLRAGQPFRPYLMDLVEPQKYPELRTGTGGPTKRPYDIAGWTLSMQMGVVLDRIVDRFEADLEPLARIPEAPAHALDHRENASFLETATRLEKGERMGWTADGAIVTGGDKSAYELHIPRVALYVPWLANADTGWTEWLLDHYKIKYTELRNKDFDGSDLRTRFDSIILAQQTAASIMHGGTSDTRAGRENGRQRPQYTGGIGLKGVEQIEQFVRAGGTLIALDQATEVPVQFFQISIRNALRPAGSASPEGDAQAAGARPDFYCPGSLLRLSVDNTQPLAFGMPKEVIAFSTGGEAFDAPDKEAHAVARFAESNVLASGWLSGKKEIAGKAALVEVKYGRGQAVLFGFRPQFRGQPYGTFKFLLNAIYLASSKAAN